From Cellulomonas chengniuliangii, the proteins below share one genomic window:
- a CDS encoding amino acid ABC transporter permease, which yields MDGDYLSQFLSLFSQFDVPAAFWVNIKLTFFAAIIALVIGTVLAVMRISPLPSLRWAGSTYVNLLRNTPLTIIIVFCVLGLWSQLGVTLSSDFNENFFRLAVLGLAVYHAAFVCEALRSGVNTVPIGQAEAARAIGLGFLPTARLIILPQAFRGAVAPLGNTLIALAKNSTVAAAGSVAEASGLMKTMIEFRPDVIFAIFFTFALGFVIIVIPIGLATTSLSRRLAVTR from the coding sequence CTGGACGGCGACTACCTGTCCCAGTTCCTGTCACTGTTCTCCCAGTTCGACGTCCCCGCGGCGTTCTGGGTCAACATCAAGCTCACCTTCTTCGCCGCGATCATCGCGCTGGTGATCGGCACCGTGCTCGCCGTCATGCGGATCTCGCCGCTGCCGAGCCTGCGCTGGGCGGGCAGCACGTACGTCAACCTGCTCCGCAACACACCGCTGACCATCATCATCGTGTTCTGCGTCCTGGGGCTCTGGAGCCAGCTCGGGGTCACGCTCTCCAGCGACTTCAACGAGAACTTCTTCCGGCTGGCGGTGCTCGGCCTGGCCGTCTACCACGCGGCCTTCGTGTGCGAGGCGCTCCGCTCGGGGGTCAACACCGTGCCCATCGGCCAGGCCGAGGCCGCGCGTGCCATCGGGCTCGGGTTCCTGCCGACCGCGCGGCTGATCATCCTGCCGCAGGCCTTCCGGGGCGCCGTCGCCCCGCTGGGCAACACCCTGATCGCCCTCGCGAAGAACTCCACCGTCGCCGCGGCCGGCTCTGTCGCCGAGGCCTCGGGCCTCATGAAGACGATGATCGAGTTCCGCCCGGACGTCATCTTCGCGATCTTCTTCACGTTCGCCCTGGGGTTCGTCATCATCGTCATCCCGATCGGCCTGGCCACCACCTCCCTCTCGCGCCGACTGGCGGTGACCCGATGA
- a CDS encoding amino acid ABC transporter permease, with amino-acid sequence MTSQSVLFDAPGPKARRRMMWLNIVFGLVVAGIAVLVLAQLGAKGQLAADLWTPFLQWSAWENFLIPGLINTLRAAGLAIIGSAVFGLLFGLGRLSQSRIIRTLSGIVVEFFRAVPVLLMMIFIWLGLSQVNITMLRPSEYPLVAVVAALILYNGSVFAELVRSGVYSLPRGQREAALAVGLTRPQSLRSVEVPQALIAMLPALVSQLVVILKDTALGYIITYRELLQEARGLGNANGNILQALAVAAVIFIVINYALTKLAPWVGQRLGRRTSGRTKAEAPSLIAATKGAPTR; translated from the coding sequence ATGACCAGCCAGAGCGTGCTGTTCGACGCCCCCGGCCCCAAGGCCCGCCGCCGCATGATGTGGCTGAACATCGTGTTCGGGCTCGTCGTGGCGGGGATCGCGGTGCTGGTCCTGGCCCAGCTCGGCGCCAAGGGCCAGCTCGCGGCCGACCTGTGGACCCCGTTCCTGCAGTGGAGCGCCTGGGAGAACTTCCTCATCCCCGGGCTGATCAACACGCTGCGCGCGGCGGGGCTGGCGATCATCGGCTCCGCGGTGTTCGGGCTGCTCTTCGGGCTCGGGCGCCTGTCGCAGTCGCGGATCATCCGGACCCTGTCCGGGATCGTCGTCGAGTTCTTCCGCGCCGTGCCCGTGCTGCTCATGATGATCTTCATCTGGCTAGGGCTGTCCCAGGTGAACATCACCATGCTGCGGCCCAGCGAGTACCCGCTCGTGGCCGTGGTGGCAGCACTCATCCTCTACAACGGCTCCGTCTTCGCCGAGCTCGTCCGCTCCGGCGTGTACAGCCTGCCGCGCGGCCAACGCGAGGCCGCCCTCGCCGTCGGGCTCACCCGCCCCCAGTCGCTGCGCTCCGTCGAGGTCCCCCAGGCCCTCATCGCGATGCTCCCGGCCCTGGTCAGCCAGCTCGTCGTCATCCTCAAAGACACCGCGCTCGGCTACATCATCACCTACCGCGAACTGCTCCAAGAGGCCCGCGGGCTCGGCAACGCCAACGGCAACATCCTCCAAGCGCTGGCCGTCGCCGCCGTCATCTTCATCGTCATCAACTACGCGCTGACCAAGCTCGCGCCATGGGTCGGCCAGCGGCTCGGACGGCGGACCAGCGGGCGGACGAAGGCTGAGGCGCCGAGCCTTATCGCGGCGACGAAGGGGGCGCCGACGCGGTGA
- a CDS encoding SDR family oxidoreductase, producing MTRTTTPTAAGTASFDFRGRVYLVTGASRRVGIGAGIARQLAAAGADLVLQSWSPHDAGQPWGEDSEGPASIAAECEAMGATVTQIAADFADPLAPAQVMQQAVSAHGHVDGVVANHARGMAGTLETIDAAELDLSFAVNARATALLVKEFAAQHDGRPGGRVVLFTSGQHRGGMPAELPYVLSKGAIQQMTASLAAHLAPRLITVNCVNPGPTDTGWADEAGERWVRERMPQGRWGRPDDAANLVLWLLSDQAQWVCGQTIDSEGGFSR from the coding sequence ATGACACGGACAACCACGCCCACCGCCGCCGGCACGGCGTCGTTCGACTTCCGTGGACGGGTGTACCTGGTGACCGGCGCGTCGCGGCGGGTGGGCATCGGCGCCGGGATCGCGCGCCAGCTCGCGGCAGCCGGGGCAGACCTGGTGCTGCAGTCGTGGTCGCCGCACGATGCCGGTCAGCCATGGGGAGAGGACTCAGAAGGGCCCGCCTCGATCGCCGCGGAGTGCGAGGCGATGGGAGCGACGGTCACCCAGATCGCCGCGGACTTCGCCGATCCCCTCGCGCCAGCACAGGTGATGCAGCAGGCGGTCAGCGCGCACGGCCACGTCGACGGGGTGGTGGCGAACCACGCACGCGGGATGGCCGGCACTCTCGAGACGATCGACGCAGCCGAGCTCGACCTGTCCTTCGCTGTGAACGCCCGAGCCACCGCGTTGCTCGTCAAGGAGTTCGCCGCTCAGCATGACGGGCGGCCAGGCGGCAGGGTGGTGCTCTTCACCTCGGGGCAGCACCGGGGTGGGATGCCGGCAGAGCTCCCGTACGTCCTCTCCAAGGGCGCCATCCAGCAGATGACGGCCAGCCTCGCGGCGCACCTGGCGCCCCGCCTGATCACCGTCAACTGCGTGAATCCCGGCCCCACGGACACCGGATGGGCCGACGAGGCAGGGGAGCGCTGGGTGCGCGAACGGATGCCGCAGGGGCGGTGGGGTCGTCCCGACGACGCGGCGAACCTGGTGCTGTGGCTGCTGTCCGACCAGGCCCAGTGGGTGTGCGGGCAGACCATCGACTCCGAGGGAGGATTCTCCCGCTGA
- the rny gene encoding ribonuclease Y, with protein MPVPFGEIGIVVALLIVCLVALLLVLIARREATAQREQATKDVAEIRSEARALLADAERRTARLAEREDELAAERRALKDREGELQGRSAELEALRERTASERAAAEQHARELLESAAGLTTDEARAELVRRTVEAATNEAEAQVRRAEAHARRTAEAKAKRIVATAVQRAAVATSAQSSITVLRLPSEEMKGRIIGKEGRNIRTFEALTGVNVLIDDTPDSVVLSCFDAERREIAQVALESLMADGRIHPQRIEAAYAEAVAGADERTLAAGHEAAERAGVNGLATELVRTMGRLRLRTSYGQNVLEHLVESALIAGAVAAEVGADVAATRRAAFLHDIGKALTAEKQGTHAQLGAELARQHGESPAVVNAIAAHHDEVPVETVEGVLVQAADAISAARPGARREELDQYVERMDKLEQLVTAHAGVRRALAMSAGREVRVVVEPSEVDDYALPQLAVAIAKHIEADLAYPGEIKVTVVREIRASATAG; from the coding sequence GTGCCCGTGCCGTTCGGGGAGATCGGGATCGTCGTCGCCCTGCTGATCGTGTGCCTGGTGGCGCTCCTGCTCGTGCTGATCGCGCGACGCGAGGCCACCGCGCAGCGCGAGCAGGCGACCAAGGACGTCGCGGAGATCCGCAGCGAGGCACGAGCCCTGCTGGCTGACGCGGAGCGCCGCACTGCGCGATTGGCCGAGCGCGAAGACGAGCTGGCGGCTGAGCGTCGAGCCCTCAAAGACCGTGAGGGCGAGCTGCAGGGGCGGTCGGCAGAGCTCGAGGCCCTCCGCGAGCGCACCGCCAGCGAGCGCGCCGCCGCCGAGCAGCACGCCCGCGAGCTGCTCGAGTCCGCAGCAGGGCTGACCACTGACGAGGCGCGAGCCGAGCTCGTGCGCCGCACGGTGGAGGCCGCCACGAACGAGGCGGAGGCCCAGGTGCGGCGCGCCGAGGCCCACGCGCGGCGCACCGCCGAGGCGAAGGCCAAGCGGATCGTCGCCACCGCGGTGCAGCGGGCGGCGGTGGCCACCAGCGCCCAGTCGTCGATCACCGTGCTGCGCCTGCCCTCCGAGGAGATGAAGGGCCGGATCATCGGCAAGGAGGGGCGGAACATCCGCACCTTCGAGGCCCTCACCGGTGTCAACGTGCTGATCGACGACACCCCCGACTCGGTGGTGCTGTCCTGCTTCGACGCCGAGCGCCGCGAGATCGCCCAGGTCGCGCTCGAGTCGCTCATGGCCGACGGCCGCATCCACCCGCAGCGCATCGAGGCCGCCTACGCCGAGGCCGTCGCCGGCGCCGACGAGCGGACCCTCGCCGCCGGCCACGAGGCGGCGGAACGGGCCGGGGTGAACGGCCTGGCCACCGAGCTCGTCCGCACCATGGGCCGACTCCGGCTGCGCACCTCCTACGGCCAGAACGTGCTCGAGCACCTCGTCGAGAGCGCCCTGATCGCCGGGGCGGTGGCTGCCGAGGTGGGCGCCGACGTCGCCGCCACCCGCCGGGCGGCGTTCCTGCACGACATCGGTAAAGCCCTCACCGCCGAGAAGCAGGGCACCCACGCCCAGCTCGGCGCCGAGCTCGCCCGTCAGCATGGCGAGTCGCCGGCGGTCGTCAACGCCATCGCCGCCCATCACGACGAGGTTCCGGTCGAGACGGTCGAGGGTGTCCTCGTGCAGGCGGCCGACGCGATCTCCGCGGCCCGTCCTGGCGCGCGCCGCGAGGAGCTCGACCAGTACGTCGAGCGCATGGACAAGCTCGAGCAGCTCGTCACCGCCCACGCGGGGGTCCGCCGCGCTCTCGCCATGTCCGCGGGCCGCGAGGTCCGGGTGGTCGTGGAGCCGTCCGAGGTCGACGACTACGCGCTCCCGCAGCTCGCCGTCGCCATCGCCAAGCACATCGAGGCCGATCTCGCCTACCCGGGTGAGATCAAGGTCACCGTCGTCCGCGAGATCCGGGCCAGCGCCACAGCCGGCTGA
- a CDS encoding regulatory protein RecX has translation MGHGRRRGAGGQEPPAPRSAGQDVEADPEQVARAIALRLLNHSARSRAQLAEAMAAKDVPVEVAEAVLDRFTEVGLIDDEEYARMLVRTRHAERGLSRRAISVELRRRGIDDDLALAALDEVDDAQEAQAARALVRKRLASTRGLDPQVRARRTFAALGRKGYPPGLVSMLVREELAAEGADVEDEGFAPVD, from the coding sequence GTGGGGCACGGACGACGTCGCGGCGCGGGAGGCCAGGAGCCTCCCGCGCCGCGGTCGGCGGGCCAGGACGTCGAGGCCGATCCGGAGCAGGTGGCCCGCGCCATCGCGCTGCGGCTGCTGAACCACTCAGCGCGCAGCAGGGCGCAGCTGGCCGAGGCGATGGCCGCCAAGGATGTGCCCGTCGAGGTCGCCGAGGCGGTGCTCGACCGGTTCACCGAGGTCGGCCTGATCGACGACGAGGAGTACGCGCGGATGCTCGTGCGGACTCGTCATGCCGAGCGCGGCTTGTCACGGCGCGCGATCAGCGTCGAGCTCCGTCGCCGCGGCATCGACGACGACCTCGCGCTGGCAGCCCTGGACGAGGTGGACGACGCCCAGGAGGCGCAGGCGGCGCGCGCCCTCGTGCGCAAGCGACTGGCGTCGACCCGTGGCCTCGACCCGCAGGTGCGCGCCCGGCGGACGTTCGCGGCCCTAGGACGCAAGGGCTACCCGCCCGGCCTGGTCAGCATGCTCGTCCGTGAGGAGCTCGCCGCTGAGGGCGCGGACGTCGAGGACGAGGGTTTCGCACCGGTTGACTGA
- the recA gene encoding recombinase RecA, translated as MAAPQDRAKALEAALGQIDRQFGKGSIMRLGDDGRAPVEVIPTGSIALDIALGIGGLPRGRVVEIYGPESSGKTTVALHAVANAQRAGGIAAFIDAEHALDPEYAKKLGVDTDALLVSQPDTGEQALEIMDMLIRSGAIDIVVIDSVAALVPKAEIEGEMGDSHVGLQARLMSQALRKITGALNSSGTTAIFINQLREKIGVFFGSPETTTGGKALKFYASVRLDIRRIETLKEGTDAVGNRTRVKVVKNKMAPPFKQAEFDIMYGVGISREGSLIDMGVEHGIVRKSGSWFTYEGDQLGQGKENSRAFLRDNPDLAAEIEKKIKEKLGIGPQVTAPAEAEGKVDF; from the coding sequence ATGGCAGCTCCCCAGGACCGCGCGAAGGCTCTCGAGGCCGCGCTCGGACAGATCGACCGGCAGTTCGGCAAGGGCTCGATCATGCGCCTCGGCGATGACGGCCGCGCCCCGGTCGAGGTGATCCCCACGGGGTCGATCGCCCTCGACATCGCGCTCGGCATCGGCGGGCTCCCGCGCGGCCGCGTGGTCGAGATCTACGGCCCCGAGTCCTCCGGCAAGACCACCGTCGCGCTGCACGCCGTGGCCAACGCCCAGCGCGCAGGCGGCATCGCGGCGTTCATCGACGCCGAGCACGCGCTGGACCCGGAGTACGCCAAGAAGCTGGGCGTCGACACCGACGCGCTGCTGGTCTCGCAGCCGGACACCGGCGAGCAGGCGCTCGAGATCATGGACATGCTGATCCGCTCCGGCGCGATCGACATCGTGGTCATCGACTCCGTGGCGGCGCTCGTGCCCAAGGCGGAGATCGAGGGCGAGATGGGCGACTCCCACGTCGGCCTCCAGGCCCGCCTGATGTCGCAGGCGCTCCGCAAGATCACCGGCGCCCTGAACTCGTCGGGCACCACCGCGATCTTCATCAACCAGCTCCGCGAGAAGATCGGCGTGTTCTTCGGCTCCCCGGAGACCACCACGGGTGGCAAGGCGTTGAAGTTCTACGCCTCGGTGCGCCTCGACATCCGTCGCATCGAGACCCTCAAGGAGGGCACCGACGCCGTCGGCAACCGCACCCGAGTCAAGGTCGTCAAGAACAAGATGGCCCCGCCGTTCAAGCAGGCCGAGTTCGACATCATGTACGGCGTCGGCATCTCCCGTGAGGGCAGCCTGATCGACATGGGCGTCGAGCACGGCATCGTGCGCAAGTCGGGATCCTGGTTCACCTACGAGGGCGACCAGCTGGGCCAGGGCAAGGAGAACTCGCGCGCCTTCCTGCGTGACAACCCGGACCTCGCCGCGGAGATCGAGAAGAAGATCAAGGAGAAGCTCGGCATCGGCCCGCAGGTCACTGCCCCGGCCGAGGCTGAGGGCAAGGTCGACTTCTGA
- a CDS encoding MBL fold metallo-hydrolase, producing the protein MTPGLRITWLGHASAVLDLDGARVLTDPLLRRHAGLLRRLGVTPRAASWEDPDAVLVSHLHHDHAELGSLRLVRDAPVLSAPANAAWLRRRGIPGSHGLPPGRWWQAPGSEVRVRTTRAVHGERPMPHRPNAATGFLVSGPSATVWFAGDTGPFPEMADLAAEAGRPIDVALVPVGGWGPRLSGGHLGPVEAARACALAGASFAMPIHWGTLHAPAGRRLPPGWMERAGAAFAVALERTAPGCTALVLQPGEAVEVPVAH; encoded by the coding sequence ATGACGCCCGGGCTGCGGATCACCTGGCTCGGGCATGCCAGCGCGGTGCTCGACCTCGACGGCGCCCGGGTGCTCACCGACCCGTTGCTGCGCCGGCACGCCGGGCTGCTGCGTCGCCTCGGAGTGACTCCCCGCGCCGCCAGCTGGGAGGACCCCGACGCCGTGCTGGTCTCCCACCTGCACCACGATCACGCCGAGCTCGGGTCGCTGCGCCTGGTGCGGGACGCGCCGGTGCTCTCCGCGCCGGCGAACGCCGCGTGGTTGCGGCGCCGCGGCATCCCGGGCTCACACGGGCTGCCGCCGGGGCGGTGGTGGCAGGCGCCGGGGTCAGAGGTCCGGGTCCGCACCACGCGCGCGGTGCACGGCGAGCGGCCGATGCCGCACCGGCCCAACGCGGCGACCGGCTTCTTGGTCTCAGGGCCCTCGGCCACGGTGTGGTTCGCGGGCGACACCGGGCCGTTCCCCGAGATGGCGGACCTCGCCGCGGAGGCGGGGCGGCCGATCGACGTGGCGCTCGTGCCGGTCGGCGGCTGGGGACCGCGGCTGTCCGGCGGGCACCTGGGACCGGTCGAGGCGGCCCGGGCGTGCGCCTTGGCAGGCGCGTCGTTCGCGATGCCGATCCACTGGGGCACGCTGCACGCGCCGGCGGGCCGTCGCCTCCCCCCGGGGTGGATGGAGCGCGCGGGAGCCGCTTTCGCCGTGGCGCTCGAGCGGACGGCGCCCGGCTGCACGGCCCTGGTCCTGCAGCCGGGGGAGGCCGTGGAGGTCCCGGTCGCCCACTGA